From one Lotus japonicus ecotype B-129 chromosome 3, LjGifu_v1.2 genomic stretch:
- the LOC130748671 gene encoding glutamate receptor 3.7 has product MKQFMVLHLVVWIWVIFLCGTAHSRRPESVNVGAILTFDSVIGRAAKLAMEMAVSDVNSDPRVLFGTKLNLIMNDTMCNAFLGSAGAFQILEKGVVAIIGPQSSAQAHIISQIADAVQVPLISYAATDPTLSSLQFPLFFRTIQSDSEQMTAMADLIEFNGWKEVNAVFLDDDYGRNGVSALSDELEKRRLKIAHKLPLSIHFDEDEITHLLNQSKIFGTRVYVVHVNPDPGLRIFSVAHKLQMMANGYVWLVTDWLSATLDSLYPVNQTSLSILQGVVGLRQHIPDSRKKRAFVSRWIKMQKISVAKTSLNSYGFYAYDTVWAVALSIHKFLEVHKNITFSLDDSHMLPQSEGIGIQLEKLKIFNGGFDLVDILLQSNFTGVGGQLWFNSDKNVRSGGYDVININQMEIARVGYWSNHSGFSVVPPKVVTKKEHGNGIGRFSQVQKLDNITWPGGETERPRGWVIADNTKPLKIAVPRRASFVEFVTEMQDSHQIQGYCIDIFNKSLEFIPYQVPFVFQPVGNGKENPNYDALVKMVNDNVYDAVVGDIAIVTNRTKIVDFSQPFASSSLVIVAPINTVRSNAWVFLKPFTAAMWCVIAASFMMIGVVIWILEHRINDDFRGPPQRQIVTMFMFSLSTLFKRSNENTMSSLSKMVMIVWLFLLMVITASYTANLTSILTVEKLSSPITGIDSLIASNWPIGYQVGSFAYSYLTDNLYVPSYRLVSLGSPEEYATALRKGTSGGGVAAIIDELPYVELFLSKETDFGIIGQPFARSSWGFAFQRESPLALDMSTAILKLTENGELRKIHEKWFCKMGCPEERKSNPKVEQLYLTSFWGLYLSCAVVSLAALLIFLLRMICQYGRFKQKQKDIIVSSSSEPSSSHCSQVVGNFFNFIDKKEEAIKKMFAQCDNSHSPK; this is encoded by the exons ATGAAGCAGTTTATGGTTTTGCACCTTGTGGTTTGGATTTGGGTTATCTTCCTCTGTGGAACTGCTCACAGTAGAAGGCCTGAAAGTGTAAACGTTGGTGCGATTCTCACATTCGATTCAGTCATAGGTAGAGCTGCAAAGTTGGCCATGGAAATGGCTGTTTCTGATGTCAATTCTGACCCAAGAGTTCTCTTTGGGACCAAGCTCAACTTGATAATGAATGATACCATGTGCAATGCTTTTCTGGGTTCAGCTGGAG CTTTTCAGATACTTGAGAAAGGGGTTGTGGCCATAATTGGCCCTCAGTCATCCGCCCAAGCTcatattatttctcaaattgcTGATGCGGTGCAAGTTCCTCTTATTTCATATGCTGCCACTGATCCAACCCTATCCTCACTTCAATTTCCTCTCTTTTTCCGTACTATACAAAGTGACTCAGAGCAAATGACTGCTATGGCCGATCTAATCGAATTTAATGGATGGAAAGAGGTCAATGCTGTATTCTTGGATGATGATTACGGGAGAAATGGAGTATCTGCTTTGAGTGATGAACTTGAAAAAAGGAGATTGAAAATTGCTCACAAGCTACCTTTGAGTATTCATTTTGATGAGGATGAAATCACCCACTTGCTCAATCAATCGAAAATTTTCGGTACCCGTGTGTATGTTGTTCATGTCAACCCTGATCCGGGATTGAGAATTTTTTCCGTTGCTCACAAACTTCAAATGATGGCTAATGGCTATGTCTGGCTTGTCACAGATTGGCTCTCTGCTACCCTAGATTCATTATATCCTGTGAATCAGACATCTCTCAGTATTCTCCAAGGGGTTGTTGGTCTTCGTCAACACATTCCAGATTCCAGGAAAAAAAGAGCTTTTGTTTCTCGATGGATTAAAATGCAAAAAATAAGTGTAGCAAAAACTAGTTTGAACTCCTATGGATTTTATGCTTATGACACAGTTTGGGCAGTTGCACTTTCAATTCATAAGTTTTTGGAAGTACATAAAAATATTACCTTCTCGCTTGATGATAGCCATATGCTACCTCAGTCAGAAGGAATTGGTATTCAGCTTGAGAAGCTCAAAATCTTCAATGGTGGATTTGACCTGGTCGATATACTCTTACAATCAAATTTTACAGGTGTGGGTGGTCAACTTTGGTTTAATTCAGACAAAAATGTCAGAAGTGGTGGTTATGAtgttatcaatatcaatcagaTGGAAATAGCTAGGGTTGGTTATTGGTCTAATCATTCAGGGTTTTCAGTTGTACCCCCTAAAGTTGTTACAAAAAAAGAACATGGTAATGGTATTGGTAGGTTTTCCCAAGTTCAGAAGCTTGATAACATTACTTGGCCGGGTGGGGAGACAGAAAGACCCCgtggctgggtgattgctgatAATACAAAGCCACTGAAAATTGCAGTGCCAAGGAGAGCAAGTTTTGTCGAATTTGTAACTGAAATGCAAGATAGTCATCAAATTCAGGGGTACTGCATTGATATCTTCAACAAATCCCTTGAATTTATTCCATATCAAGTTCCTTTCGTATTCCAGCCTGTTGGGAACGGCAAAGAAAATCCCAATTATGATGCACTCGTGAAAATGGTCAATGACAAT GTATATGATGCAGTTGTTGGAGACATTGCAATCGTGACAAACCGTACAAAGATTGTGGATTTTTCTCAGCCCTTTGCATCATCTAGCCTTGTTATTGTGGCTCCTATCAACACTGTAAGATCAAATGCTTGGGTGTTCCTCAAACCATTTACAGCAGCCATGTGGTGTGTCATTGCTGCATCATTTATGATGATTGGAGTGGTTATATGGATTCTTGAGCACCGAATCAATGATGACTTCCGTGGTCCTCCTCAGAGGCAAATTGTGACAATGTTTAT gTTCAGCCTCTCAACACTGTTTAAGAGAAGTA ATGAAAACACCATGAGTTCACTTTCCAAAATGGTGATGATAGTCTGGCTTTTCCTATTGATGGTGATCACGGCTAGCTATACAGCAAACCTGACTTCGATTCTTACCGTGGAGAAGCTTTCATCGCCCATCACAGGAATTGATAGCTTGATTGCAAGTAACTGGCCTATTGGATACCAAGTAGGGTCATTTGCTTACAGCTATCTGACAGATAACCTTTATGTACCAAGTTACAGACTTGTTTCCTTAGGCTCCCCTGAGGAGTATGCTACAGCGCTGCGTAAAGGGACATCTGGTGGCGGGGTGGCGGCTATCATTGATGAGCTTCCATATGTTGAATTATTTCTGTCAAAAGAAACTGATTTCGGTATTATTGGACAGCCGTTTGCCAGAAGCAGTTGGGGATTT GCTTTTCAAAGAGAATCTCCTCTTGCCCTTGACATGTCCACAGCAATTTTGAAACTCACGGAGAATGGAGAGCTGCGAAAGATACATGAGAAGTGGTTCTGTAAGATGGGTTGCCCTGAAGAAAGGAAAAGCAACCCTAAGGTTGAACAACTTTACTTGACTAGCTTCTGGGGTCTGTATCTTTCATGCGCTGTCGTCTCTCTTGCTGCACTTTTAATATTTCTGCTGCGGATGATTTGCCAATATGGTCGcttcaaacaaaaacaaaaggatATTATcgtttcttcatcttctgaaccATCAAGCAGTCATTGTTCCCAGGTTGTTGGTAACTTCTTTAACTTCATTGACAAGAAGGAAGAGGCCATAAAGAAAATGTTCGCTCAATGTGACAATAGTCACAGCCCCAAGTGA
- the LOC130748672 gene encoding glutamate receptor 3.4-like isoform X1 has protein sequence MEVLWVKVLFFMVFCLWIPMDVMGMTGTSAVNSSVSSNPSVLRIGALFTLDSVIGRSAKPGILAAIEDVNADKIILPGIKLEVLLHDTNCSGFLGTVEALQLMEHEVVAVIGPQSSGIAHIISHVANELHVPLLSFGATDPSLSSLQYPYFIRTTHSDYFQMYAVADLVDHYRWREVIAIFVDDDNGRNGISALGDALAKKRGKISYKAALPPGASKSYISDLLNGVNLMESRVYVLHVNPDSGLQIFSIAKKLGMITSGYVWIATDWLPSVLDSMEQVDTGTLNLLQGVVALRHHTPDSDLKNKFFSRLKNLKGMQKSSFNSYALYAYDSVWLAARALDVFTKEGGNISFSFDPKLQDNNGSMLHLSSLRIFEGGPLFFPTILGMNFTGLSGPIQFDGERNLIHPAYDVLNIGEFGSRRIGYWSNYSGLSVIAPEVLYKKPANTSTSNEKLDSVLWPGETIATPKGWVFPNNGKPLRIAVPLRVGYLEIVSKDKNPPGVKGFCIDVFEAAINLLPYPVPRQYILFGNGDRNPSYSDLANQVASNNYDAAVGDITIVPNRTRILDFTQPFMESGLVVVVPVKEVKSSPWSFLKPFTAQMWCVTGAFFLFVGAVVWVLEHRHNPEFRGPPKKQIMTIFWFTFSTMFFSHRENTVSGLGRFVLIIWLFVVLIINSSYTASLTSILTVQQLSSQIEGIDSLISGTQPIGVQDGSFARKYLIDELNIQESRIVSLRDQSAYADALMRGPKGGGVVAIVDELPYIQLFMSNTNCKFRTVGQEFTKSGWGYAFQRDSPLAVDMSTAILQLSENGDLQKIHDKWLLKHDCTAQLDDIDSNKLSLSSFWGLFLICGIACLLTLIAFFVRVFCQYMKFIPEPEVADEEVQSSRSRRFMKIGSASFKDLIDFVDKREKEIKEVLRQKSNKRRRSQSIDGQSSSPA, from the exons ATGGAGGTGCTCTGGGTCAAGGTGTTGTTCTTCATGGTTTTCTGCTTGTGGATTCCCATGGATGTGATGGGAATGACAGGAACTAGTGCTGTAAACTCTAGTGTTTCTTCCAACCCAAGTGTTTTGAGGATTGGAGCCTTGTTCACTCTTGATTCTGTCATTGGAAGGTCTGCTAAACCTGGAATCTTGGCTGCAATTGAAGATGTTAATGCTGATAAAATCATTCTTCCTGGCATTAAGCTGGAGGTCCTTTTACATGATACAAATTGCAGTGGGTTTCTTGGAACAGTGGAAG CTTTGCAGTTAATGGAGCATGAAGTAGTTGCTGTAATTGGTCCACAGTCCTCTGGAATAGCCCATATCATCTCTCACGTTGCTAATGAACTCCATGTACCTCTTCTTTCATTTGGGGCAACAGATCCCTCTCTATCTTCTCTGCAGTACCCGTATTTTATCCGCACCACCCACAGTGACTATTTTCAGATGTATGCAGTTGCAGACTTGGTTGATCACTATAGATGGAGGGAGGTGATTGCCATTTTTGTAGATGATGATAATGGAAGGAACGGGATTTCAGCACTCGGAGATGCTCTCGCGAAGAAGCGCGGCAAGATCTCTTACAAGGCTGCCTTGCCTCCTGGAGCCTCCAAGAGTTATATCAGTGACTTGTTAAATGGAGTGAACTTAATGGAATCCCGGGTCTATGTTCTCCATGTTAATCCTGATTCTGGTTTGCAAATTTTTTCTATTGCCAAGAAGCTTGGAATGATAACCAGTGGCTATGTGTGGATTGCAACAGATTGGCTTCCTTCAGTGCTGGATTCAATGGAGCAAGTTGACACTGGCACATTAAATCTCCTTCAAGGGGTTGTAGCTTTGCGCCACCACACTCCTGATAGTGATCtcaaaaacaaatttttctCCAGGTTGAAGAACCTAAAAGGCATGCAGAAGTCAAGCTTCAACTCTTATGCATTGTATGCATATGATTCTGTTTGGTTAGCAGCCCGTGCTCTAGATGTTTTTACCAAAGAAGGGGGAAACATATCTTTCTCTTTTGATCCTAAGTTGCAAGACAATAATGGAAGCATGTTGCATTTATCATCGCTTCGCATTTTTGAAGGAGGTCCATTGTTTTTTCCCACAATCTTGGGAATGAACTTCACTGGTTTGAGTGGTCCAATTCAGTTTGATGGGGAAAGGAATCTGATTCATCCTGCATATGATGTCCTGAACATTGGTGAATTTGGATCCCGGAGAATTGGTTATTGGTCTAATTACTCTGGTCTATCAGTCATAGCACCGGAAGTGTTATATAAGAAGCCAGCCAACACTTCAACAAGCAATGAGAAACTGGACAGTGTTCTGTGGCCTGGAGAAACTATAGCTACACCAAAAGGGTGGGTTTTCCCCAACAACGGAAAGCCGCTGCGAATAGCAGTGCCTCTTAGAGTTGGCTACTTGGAGATTGTATCTAAAGACAAGAACCCTCCTGGGGTAAAAGGCTTTTGCATTGATGTCTTTGAAGCAGCCATAAATTTGCTGCCTTATCCTGTCCCAAGacaatatatattatttggAAATGGTGATAGAAATCCCAGCTATAGTGACCTTGCCAATCAGGTTGCATCAAAT AACTATGATGCAGCTGTTGGAGATATTACAATTGTCCCAAACAGGACAAGGATTTTGGATTTCACTCAACCTTTCATGGAATCAGGGCTGGTTGTTGTTGTTCCTGTCAAGGAGGTCAAATCAAGCCCTTGGTCTTTCCTTAAGCCATTCACTGCTCAAATGTGGTGTGTTACTGGtgccttttttctttttgtgggAGCTGTTGTATGGGTTCTTGAGCACCGGCACAATCCAGAGTTCCGTGGTCCACCCAAGAAACAAATTATGACAATCTTTTG GTTTACTTTCTCAACAATGTTTTTCTCACACA GAGAAAACACTGTGAGTGGTCTTGGGCGATTCGTGCTGATCATATGGCTTTTCGTCGTGCTTATTATCAATTCAAGCTACACAGCAAGCTTAACATCCATACTCACAGTGCAGCAACTGTCTTCACAAATTGAAGGAATTGACAGCTTGATCTCAGGTACTCAGCCAATTGGAGTTCAAGATGGGTCCTTTGCTCGGAAGTACCTGATAGATGAACTCAATATACAAGAATCTAGGATAGTTTCGTTGAGAGATCAGTCGGCATATGCTGATGCCCTTATGCGTGGACCGAAAGGGGGAGGGGTTGTAGCCATTGTTGATGAGCTTCCTTATATTCAGCTCTTCATGTCCAATACCAACTGTAAGTTCAGAACCGTTGGGCAGGAGTTCACTAAAAGTGGTTGGGGATAT GCATTTCAGAGGGACTCTCCCCTTGCTGTTGATATGTCAACCGCCATTCTTCAACTCTCCGAGAATGGTGACCTGCAAAAGATCCATGACAAATGGCTTCTAAAACATGATTGCACAGCACAACTCGATGATATCGATTCAAATAAGCTATCTCTGAGCAGCTTCTGGGGTCTCTTTCTCATATGTGGCATAGCATGTCTCCTTACTTTGATTGCATTCTTTGTTAGAGTGTTCTGTCAATACATGAAATTTATCCCAGAGCCTGAGGTAGCTGACGAGGAAGTTCAATCAAGCAGGTCTAGACGGTTTATGAAAATCGGATCTGCTAGCTTCAAGGACTTGATTGATTTCGTGgataagagagaaaaagaaatcaaagaggtACTTAGGCAGAAGAGTAACAAGAGGAGACGCAGCCAGAGCATAGATGGTCAATCAAGTTCACCTGCCTAA
- the LOC130748672 gene encoding glutamate receptor 3.4-like isoform X2 produces MLMLIKSFFLALSWRSFYMIQIAVGFLEQWKLMEHEVVAVIGPQSSGIAHIISHVANELHVPLLSFGATDPSLSSLQYPYFIRTTHSDYFQMYAVADLVDHYRWREVIAIFVDDDNGRNGISALGDALAKKRGKISYKAALPPGASKSYISDLLNGVNLMESRVYVLHVNPDSGLQIFSIAKKLGMITSGYVWIATDWLPSVLDSMEQVDTGTLNLLQGVVALRHHTPDSDLKNKFFSRLKNLKGMQKSSFNSYALYAYDSVWLAARALDVFTKEGGNISFSFDPKLQDNNGSMLHLSSLRIFEGGPLFFPTILGMNFTGLSGPIQFDGERNLIHPAYDVLNIGEFGSRRIGYWSNYSGLSVIAPEVLYKKPANTSTSNEKLDSVLWPGETIATPKGWVFPNNGKPLRIAVPLRVGYLEIVSKDKNPPGVKGFCIDVFEAAINLLPYPVPRQYILFGNGDRNPSYSDLANQVASNNYDAAVGDITIVPNRTRILDFTQPFMESGLVVVVPVKEVKSSPWSFLKPFTAQMWCVTGAFFLFVGAVVWVLEHRHNPEFRGPPKKQIMTIFWFTFSTMFFSHRENTVSGLGRFVLIIWLFVVLIINSSYTASLTSILTVQQLSSQIEGIDSLISGTQPIGVQDGSFARKYLIDELNIQESRIVSLRDQSAYADALMRGPKGGGVVAIVDELPYIQLFMSNTNCKFRTVGQEFTKSGWGYAFQRDSPLAVDMSTAILQLSENGDLQKIHDKWLLKHDCTAQLDDIDSNKLSLSSFWGLFLICGIACLLTLIAFFVRVFCQYMKFIPEPEVADEEVQSSRSRRFMKIGSASFKDLIDFVDKREKEIKEVLRQKSNKRRRSQSIDGQSSSPA; encoded by the exons ATGTTAATGCTGATAAAATCATTCTTCCTGGCATTAAGCTGGAGGTCCTTTTACATGATACAAATTGCAGTGGGTTTCTTGGAACAGTGGAAG TTAATGGAGCATGAAGTAGTTGCTGTAATTGGTCCACAGTCCTCTGGAATAGCCCATATCATCTCTCACGTTGCTAATGAACTCCATGTACCTCTTCTTTCATTTGGGGCAACAGATCCCTCTCTATCTTCTCTGCAGTACCCGTATTTTATCCGCACCACCCACAGTGACTATTTTCAGATGTATGCAGTTGCAGACTTGGTTGATCACTATAGATGGAGGGAGGTGATTGCCATTTTTGTAGATGATGATAATGGAAGGAACGGGATTTCAGCACTCGGAGATGCTCTCGCGAAGAAGCGCGGCAAGATCTCTTACAAGGCTGCCTTGCCTCCTGGAGCCTCCAAGAGTTATATCAGTGACTTGTTAAATGGAGTGAACTTAATGGAATCCCGGGTCTATGTTCTCCATGTTAATCCTGATTCTGGTTTGCAAATTTTTTCTATTGCCAAGAAGCTTGGAATGATAACCAGTGGCTATGTGTGGATTGCAACAGATTGGCTTCCTTCAGTGCTGGATTCAATGGAGCAAGTTGACACTGGCACATTAAATCTCCTTCAAGGGGTTGTAGCTTTGCGCCACCACACTCCTGATAGTGATCtcaaaaacaaatttttctCCAGGTTGAAGAACCTAAAAGGCATGCAGAAGTCAAGCTTCAACTCTTATGCATTGTATGCATATGATTCTGTTTGGTTAGCAGCCCGTGCTCTAGATGTTTTTACCAAAGAAGGGGGAAACATATCTTTCTCTTTTGATCCTAAGTTGCAAGACAATAATGGAAGCATGTTGCATTTATCATCGCTTCGCATTTTTGAAGGAGGTCCATTGTTTTTTCCCACAATCTTGGGAATGAACTTCACTGGTTTGAGTGGTCCAATTCAGTTTGATGGGGAAAGGAATCTGATTCATCCTGCATATGATGTCCTGAACATTGGTGAATTTGGATCCCGGAGAATTGGTTATTGGTCTAATTACTCTGGTCTATCAGTCATAGCACCGGAAGTGTTATATAAGAAGCCAGCCAACACTTCAACAAGCAATGAGAAACTGGACAGTGTTCTGTGGCCTGGAGAAACTATAGCTACACCAAAAGGGTGGGTTTTCCCCAACAACGGAAAGCCGCTGCGAATAGCAGTGCCTCTTAGAGTTGGCTACTTGGAGATTGTATCTAAAGACAAGAACCCTCCTGGGGTAAAAGGCTTTTGCATTGATGTCTTTGAAGCAGCCATAAATTTGCTGCCTTATCCTGTCCCAAGacaatatatattatttggAAATGGTGATAGAAATCCCAGCTATAGTGACCTTGCCAATCAGGTTGCATCAAAT AACTATGATGCAGCTGTTGGAGATATTACAATTGTCCCAAACAGGACAAGGATTTTGGATTTCACTCAACCTTTCATGGAATCAGGGCTGGTTGTTGTTGTTCCTGTCAAGGAGGTCAAATCAAGCCCTTGGTCTTTCCTTAAGCCATTCACTGCTCAAATGTGGTGTGTTACTGGtgccttttttctttttgtgggAGCTGTTGTATGGGTTCTTGAGCACCGGCACAATCCAGAGTTCCGTGGTCCACCCAAGAAACAAATTATGACAATCTTTTG GTTTACTTTCTCAACAATGTTTTTCTCACACA GAGAAAACACTGTGAGTGGTCTTGGGCGATTCGTGCTGATCATATGGCTTTTCGTCGTGCTTATTATCAATTCAAGCTACACAGCAAGCTTAACATCCATACTCACAGTGCAGCAACTGTCTTCACAAATTGAAGGAATTGACAGCTTGATCTCAGGTACTCAGCCAATTGGAGTTCAAGATGGGTCCTTTGCTCGGAAGTACCTGATAGATGAACTCAATATACAAGAATCTAGGATAGTTTCGTTGAGAGATCAGTCGGCATATGCTGATGCCCTTATGCGTGGACCGAAAGGGGGAGGGGTTGTAGCCATTGTTGATGAGCTTCCTTATATTCAGCTCTTCATGTCCAATACCAACTGTAAGTTCAGAACCGTTGGGCAGGAGTTCACTAAAAGTGGTTGGGGATAT GCATTTCAGAGGGACTCTCCCCTTGCTGTTGATATGTCAACCGCCATTCTTCAACTCTCCGAGAATGGTGACCTGCAAAAGATCCATGACAAATGGCTTCTAAAACATGATTGCACAGCACAACTCGATGATATCGATTCAAATAAGCTATCTCTGAGCAGCTTCTGGGGTCTCTTTCTCATATGTGGCATAGCATGTCTCCTTACTTTGATTGCATTCTTTGTTAGAGTGTTCTGTCAATACATGAAATTTATCCCAGAGCCTGAGGTAGCTGACGAGGAAGTTCAATCAAGCAGGTCTAGACGGTTTATGAAAATCGGATCTGCTAGCTTCAAGGACTTGATTGATTTCGTGgataagagagaaaaagaaatcaaagaggtACTTAGGCAGAAGAGTAACAAGAGGAGACGCAGCCAGAGCATAGATGGTCAATCAAGTTCACCTGCCTAA
- the LOC130749770 gene encoding uncharacterized protein LOC130749770, protein MSETRPVPRRESPWGITGENHPEPKAHRCNDRVEDVIQACFEGNPFKTVPGPFKLFWKCMRSKPGEEPTEPFTYLDLEPLKSVPKPVKPE, encoded by the exons atgagcgaGACAAGGCCGGTACCGAGGAGAGAGAGTCCATGGGGAATTACAGGAGAAAACCACCCTGAACCCAAAGCTCACCGATGCAATGACCGTGTTGAAGATGTCAttcag GCTTGCTTTGAGGGAAACCCATTCAAGACTGTTCCAGGACCTTTCAAGCTCTTCTGGAAGTGCATGCGTTCTAAACCTGG CGAGGAACCAACAGAGCCCTTTACCTATTTGGATTTGGAACCACTGAAGAGTGTGCCAAAGCCTGTGAAACCTGAGTAG
- the LOC130743866 gene encoding uncharacterized protein LOC130743866 has protein sequence MLAAAPVSEVTVVPRPAPLLQATWVRPPYGIYKLNFDAAVATTGEVGFGLIVRNMLGEVLASAAQYLLHAASAILGEALAFPWSMQLAIQMGFRRVLFETNFLQLFQLWKKPPDGRSYLSSIVGDCFMLSRSFDYVDLSFVRRGGNSVADFLAGTASKYTDMVWLEEVPREVITLVHNDVMAYMPAFD, from the coding sequence ATGCTAGCTGCTGCGCCGGTGTCAGAGGTGACGGTGGTGCCTAGACCAGCCCCGTTGTTGCAGGCAACTTGGGTCCGGCCACCTTATGGTATCTACAAGCTGAATTTTGATGCAGCTGTGGCTACCACGGGAGAGGTGGGTTTTGGTTTGATTGTGAGGAATATGTTGGGTGAGGTCCTTGCTTCTGCAGCACAATATCTTCTCCATGCAGCTTCAGCGATTCTTGGGGAGGCTTTAGCCTTTCCCTGGTCTATGCAGCTTGCCATTCAGATGGGGTTTCGTCGGGTTCTTTTTGAGACAAATTTTTTGCagctgttccagctttggaagaAACCTCCAGATGGTCGATCGTATTTATCTAGTATTGTTGGTGATTGCTTTATGTTATCTCGTTCTTTTGATTATGTTGACTTGTCTTTTGTTCGCCGTGGGGGCAATTCTGTTGCTGATTTCTTAGCTGGTACTGCTTCCAAGTATACTGATATGGTTTGGTTGGAAGAGGTACCTAGGGAGGTCATAACTTTGGTTCATAATGATGTAATGGCTTATATGCCTGCTTTTGATTAA
- the LOC130743867 gene encoding uncharacterized protein LOC130743867, with amino-acid sequence MAEFGVSKVSHLIDHAAKSWKYALVDFIFHPATVSHILKIPLPLNGSVDTLMWPETVDGNYCSKSGYIFVRRKLLGACSSTSSQPSLPAPLWKKFWRTSAQPRCKEVAWRVVSSLLPVRAALRRRGMDVDPLCPVCANEEETVFHLFVSCPVAQNFWFGSPLSLRVHGFSSMEDFLADFFRAADDDALTLWQAGVYALWEMCNHVVFRNGEIHMPK; translated from the coding sequence ATGGCTGAATTTGGAGTGTCCAAGGTCTCTCATTTAATTGATCATGCAGCCAAATCTTGGAAGTATGCTTTGGTGGATTTTATTTTCCACCCAGCCACTGTatctcatattttaaaaattcctTTGCCTTTGAATGGTAGTGTTGATACTCTCATGTGGCCAGAAACTGTTGATGGCAATTATTGTTCCAAATCTGGTTATATTTTTGTTCGCAGGAAGCTCCTTGGCGCTTGTTCGTCAACCTCTTCCCAGCCATCGCTTCCAGCTCCTTTGTGGAAGAAGTTTTGGCGTACTAGTGCCCAGCCCCGTTGCAAGGAGGTGGCGTGGCGTGTGGTTTCATCTTTACTTCCAGTCCGTGCAGCGCTTCGTCGGAGAGGCATGGATGTTGACCCTTTGTGCCCGGTGTGTGCTAATGAGGAGGAGACCGTGTTTCACTTGTTCGTGTCTTGTCCTGTGGCCCAGAATTTCTGGTTTGGCTCTCCCCTTTCCCTTCGTGTGCACGGATTTAGCTCCATGGAGGACTTCTTGGCGGACTTTTTCCGAGCAGCTGATGATGATGCACTCACTCTATGGCAGGCTGGAGTGTACGCTCTTTGGGAGATGTGCAACCATGTGGTTTTCCGAAATGGTGAGATTCATATGCCAAAGTAG